AACGATTAGTGGGATACCAATCGCAACATTAAGAAATACGACAAGCATAAAGGATAGAAATATACTGATAAATCTACTTCTTCTAAATACATTAAACCCTAAACCTCTGATGTCGTAAATAACAGCTTTGACTGAGTAGTAGGATATGAAAATCACTGGTAGGCAGAATGAGACTAGAGTAAGAAACTTTGCTAGATCCTTTGATACTCTGTATTCATAGGCAGAAACAGAAAATACAAAAAGTATGGAGACTATAACGAAGAAAAATGGAACAAAGTTCAAGAACCTAGAAATACTTTCAATGTCCTTTGTATCAAGCCTTGAGATATCATATCTCCTTATCCTACTGATATAGATACTGACAATTATCAACAGTAGCAAAAAAATTCCAACTGTGGCGAGAATAATTATATTAATGGTTGAGGAAAACTTAAGTCCTGCTAATACCCTAAGCAGGTAGAGATAAGAGACGAAAGAAGTAACTGTCAAAAGTATGGACAGTAAAAGTTTAGCAAATATCATACTTTCTCCTTGAGTTTATTCTCTAGGAAAGAAGACACCTCATTAAGCTTCATTCCCCTGGAAGCTTTGACCAGAACTACATCTCCTTCCCTAAGCAGGTAGTTCAATATCTCTGCAATCTCGTTAACACTTGAAACTGAGATAACTCTATCTTTAGAAGCCCCACTGTTTATTAGGAAATCTGCAACATGTGAGAAGTTTTCACCATAGCATATTACAAAGTCAATATCCTTACCCAAGATATACTCTCCTATCTCCATATGGAGTTTTTGAGAGAGTTCACCAAGCTCCAGCATATCACCAAGCACTGCAATTTTCCTTTTAGCATTTTTCACATTGCTAAGCAAATCAATAGCTCTTTTCATAGAGTCAGGGTTAGCATTGTAAGAGTCGTCAATGATTGTAAACCAGCCTTTAGTTATTGAATTCCTCATTTCAGGTAGAGACAGGTTTTTAACAATAGACACCAGATCCTCAACGTTAATATCAAAGAACTTGCATACCTCAAAGGCACAGACTAGGTTTTCAATATTATGTATTCCCGGAATTCGCGTTTCAAATCTGATTCCATCGTATTCAAAGACAATCCCATCTATTCCATTATCCTCAATGATCCTGGCATTGTTAAAGTCAAAATACCTAACATCAAGTTGGAACTTCTTAGCACTGTTCTCAAGAACATCAAGATAACGGGAATTTTTATTCAAAAACACTGTATTTCCTGGCCTCATTCCCTCAAAAATTTCAGCCTTAGCAAGGGCAATATTCCTTGTGCTCTTCAGAAATTCTATGTGAGCATACCCTATGTTTGTTATTATGCCAACTTCAGGTGTGACAATCCTAGAAAGTTTTCTAATTTCTCCCTTCCTGTTCATTCCCATCTCTACCACGCCAATGTCTGTATCATAGTTTATCCTGAAAAGTGATAAAGGAACCCCAATGTTGTTGTTATAGCTTTTAGGAGAATACTCAACGTTATATCTGTAGGACAGAAGCTGAGAAATTAGGTATTTGGTAGTTGTTTTACCTGAACTTCCAGTTATACCTATGATCTTCTTGTCAGATATGAAGTCACTCCTATAACTAGCACCTATATCCATCAAAGCTTTGTAAGTATCCTTAACCACTACAACATTAACATCTCTAATTTTATCTTTAGTAGCACTAAAAAAGCTATCTTCAACAACAAATGTGCTAACACCTTTAGAAATACAGTCAAACACAAAAGTATGTCCATCAAAATTTTTACCCCTTAAAGCTACAAAACACTCTCCACCCTTTATAGTTCTTGAATCAGTTGATATCCCACTTATCACCTTTTGCTTTCCACTGACAACCAACTTACCCCTTGAAGCCTTAGCTAACCAGCTTACTGAAACTTCTATCATATCTCAACCTAATTTTAAACCAAACAAAAACAAAAAATGAAGTTTTCTAAATTCTTACCTTCTTAGCTATTATTTTCCATTTGTCTTCAAACTTCTTAAGCAAGTATAGAACTTTCCTAACAGCATTATAAGATTTTACTCCATCCCTACTTTGATAGTAACCTCTAACAACCCAATCAACAGTTACAACTGCAAACTCACCCTCATAATAGGTATCCACAACTTTAAACGACTCTAAATACTCAATGCTTCTATCTATCATTAGCTTATCGTAAGAATTATTGTACGCTTCTATGATCATTTCAACTCTTTT
The window above is part of the Brevinematia bacterium genome. Proteins encoded here:
- the murF gene encoding UDP-N-acetylmuramoyl-tripeptide--D-alanyl-D-alanine ligase, yielding MIEVSVSWLAKASRGKLVVSGKQKVISGISTDSRTIKGGECFVALRGKNFDGHTFVFDCISKGVSTFVVEDSFFSATKDKIRDVNVVVVKDTYKALMDIGASYRSDFISDKKIIGITGSSGKTTTKYLISQLLSYRYNVEYSPKSYNNNIGVPLSLFRINYDTDIGVVEMGMNRKGEIRKLSRIVTPEVGIITNIGYAHIEFLKSTRNIALAKAEIFEGMRPGNTVFLNKNSRYLDVLENSAKKFQLDVRYFDFNNARIIEDNGIDGIVFEYDGIRFETRIPGIHNIENLVCAFEVCKFFDINVEDLVSIVKNLSLPEMRNSITKGWFTIIDDSYNANPDSMKRAIDLLSNVKNAKRKIAVLGDMLELGELSQKLHMEIGEYILGKDIDFVICYGENFSHVADFLINSGASKDRVISVSSVNEIAEILNYLLREGDVVLVKASRGMKLNEVSSFLENKLKEKV